Proteins encoded within one genomic window of Candidatus Pseudothioglobus singularis PS1:
- a CDS encoding helix-turn-helix domain-containing protein: MKQRGLQDCIKENLEKYFSDLNGESSNGVFKMVTQQAESATIKYVLDKVNQNQSEAARILGINRATLKKKASLYNL, translated from the coding sequence ATGAAACAAAGGGGTTTACAGGATTGCATTAAAGAAAATCTTGAGAAGTATTTCTCAGACTTGAACGGTGAATCATCTAACGGTGTTTTTAAGATGGTTACGCAACAAGCTGAGTCAGCAACTATTAAGTATGTTCTTGATAAAGTCAATCAAAATCAAAGTGAGGCAGCCAGAATACTTGGTATAAACCGTGCTACCTTAAAGAAAAAAGCAAGCCTTTATAACCTCTAA
- the purH gene encoding bifunctional phosphoribosylaminoimidazolecarboxamide formyltransferase/IMP cyclohydrolase: MPIKRALISVSDKTGIAEFAKGLSLLNIEILSTGGTAKLLRDNNIPVTEVSDYTGYPEMMAGRVKTLNPKIHGGILARRGKDEEVMSQNQIKPIDLVVVNLYPFQKTIQNPNCTEEDAIENIDIGGPAMLRSSAKNHISVTVIVDSSDYKLVLDEITNRGDTTHEMRKSLALKTFEHTAQYDGAIANYLGRMNDGFSNTLNLQLIKSQAMRYGENPHQNAAFYIESNLNEASVSSSQQIQGKPLSFNNLADADAALECVRDFEEPSCVIIKHANPCGVATRENIFQAYQSAYLTDPTSAFGGIIAFNRELDKETAGCIINQQFVEVIIAPKIADSARSILLKKENIRVLECGELEKTQPAFDYKKISGGLLIQDKDLTLLNPSDMNCVTSLSPTESQMKDLLFAWKVSKYVKSNAIVYAKDQMTIGVGAGQMSRVYSAKIASIKASDENLEVKGSVMASDAFFPFRDGIDAAAQVGINAIIHPGGSMRDEEVISAANEHGIAMVFTGMRHFKH, from the coding sequence ATGCCTATAAAAAGAGCCTTAATAAGCGTTTCAGATAAAACTGGAATAGCTGAATTTGCAAAAGGCCTCTCGTTATTAAATATAGAAATTTTATCTACAGGCGGAACAGCAAAACTCCTTAGGGATAACAACATTCCTGTAACTGAAGTATCTGACTATACTGGCTATCCTGAAATGATGGCTGGTCGCGTCAAAACTCTTAACCCAAAGATTCATGGTGGAATTTTAGCTAGAAGAGGAAAAGATGAAGAGGTGATGTCACAGAATCAAATTAAACCAATCGATCTGGTGGTTGTTAATTTATACCCATTTCAAAAAACCATCCAAAATCCAAACTGCACTGAGGAAGATGCTATTGAGAACATTGATATTGGTGGCCCTGCTATGCTTCGATCAAGCGCTAAAAATCATATTTCAGTCACTGTGATTGTTGATAGTTCTGATTATAAATTGGTACTCGATGAAATAACTAATAGGGGTGATACAACTCATGAAATGAGAAAGTCATTAGCTCTCAAAACCTTTGAACATACAGCACAATATGATGGCGCTATTGCAAATTATCTTGGCAGAATGAATGATGGCTTTTCAAATACATTAAATCTTCAATTGATCAAATCACAAGCGATGCGCTATGGTGAAAATCCTCATCAAAATGCTGCCTTTTATATAGAATCAAATCTCAATGAAGCATCGGTATCATCTAGTCAACAAATCCAAGGTAAGCCTCTTTCATTTAATAATCTAGCCGATGCGGATGCTGCTTTAGAGTGTGTCAGGGATTTTGAAGAACCTAGCTGCGTCATTATTAAACACGCAAATCCTTGTGGTGTTGCAACGAGAGAAAATATCTTCCAAGCTTATCAAAGCGCCTACCTTACAGACCCTACCTCTGCATTTGGAGGGATTATTGCTTTTAACCGTGAGTTAGATAAAGAAACTGCTGGGTGCATTATCAACCAACAGTTTGTAGAGGTCATCATTGCCCCAAAGATTGCTGATAGTGCAAGATCTATTTTATTAAAAAAGGAAAATATTAGAGTTCTTGAGTGTGGTGAACTAGAAAAAACACAACCAGCTTTTGACTATAAAAAAATATCTGGTGGCTTGCTCATTCAAGATAAAGACCTAACCTTATTAAATCCATCTGATATGAATTGCGTAACCTCTTTAAGTCCGACTGAATCTCAGATGAAGGATTTATTATTTGCATGGAAAGTTTCAAAGTACGTTAAGTCAAATGCAATCGTCTATGCAAAAGATCAAATGACCATAGGTGTTGGGGCAGGTCAGATGTCTAGAGTTTATTCAGCGAAGATTGCCAGCATTAAAGCATCCGATGAAAACTTAGAGGTAAAAGGTTCTGTCATGGCGTCAGATGCATTCTTCCCATTCCGTGATGGTATAGATGCAGCTGCTCAAGTCGGTATAAATGCAATTATTCATCCAGGAGGATCAATGCGCGATGAGGAAGTAATCTCAGCAGCTAATGAGCATGGGATTGCTATGGTATTTACAGGAATGCGACATTTTAAACACTAG